A window of Equus caballus isolate H_3958 breed thoroughbred chromosome 10, TB-T2T, whole genome shotgun sequence contains these coding sequences:
- the OSTM1 gene encoding osteopetrosis-associated transmembrane protein 1: MDPDETVAPPRSSLLPRLLLVPLLWSGLALGSLPRGGSPQRVLYDLLSEQQLLEAEDLSLTLLQGGRLGPLSLPPDLPDLDPECRELLLDFANSSAELTGCIVRGARPVRLCQTCFPLFQQVASKMDNISRAVGNTSESHSCARSLLMSDRMQIVLILSEFFNSTWQKANCANCLTNKSEELSNSTVYFLDLFNHTLTCFEHNLQGSTYSLLQLRNYSEVCKNCREAYKNLSSLYSEMQKMNELENKAEPGRHLCIDVEDAMNITRKLWSRTFNCSVPCSDTVPVIAVSVFILFLPVVFYLSSFLHSEQKKRKLILPKRLKSSASFANVQENSN; encoded by the exons ATGGATCCGGACGAGACGGTCGCGCCGCCGAGGTCGTCGCTGCTGCCGCGGCTGCTGCTAGTGCCGCTGCTGTGGTCCGGGCTGGCTCTGGGCTCGCTTCCCAGGGGCGGCAGCCCCCAAAGGGTCCTCTACGACCTCCTGTCGGAGCAGCAGTTGCTGGAGGCGGAGGACTTGTCCCTGACCCTGCTGCAGGGCGGGAGGCTGGGGCCACTGTCCCTACCCCCGGACCTGCCGGATCTGGATCCCGAGTGCCGGGAGCTGCTGCTGGACTTCGCCAACAGCAGCGCAGAGCTGACCGGGTGCATAGTGCGCGGCGCCCGGCCGGTGCGCCTCTGTCAGACCTGCTTCCCCCTCTTCCAGCAGGTCGCCAGCAAGATGGACAACATCAGCCGAGCCGTGGGG AATACTTCAGAGAGTCATAGTTGTGCCAGAAGTCTGTTAATGTCAGATAGAATGCAGATAGTGCTGATTCTGTCTGAGTTTTTTAATTCCACGTGGCAGAAGGCAAATTGTGCAA ATTGTTTAACGAACAAAAGTGAAGAATTATCAAATAGCACGGTATACTTCCTCGATTTATTTAACCACACCTTGACCTGCTTTGAGCATAACCTTCAG GGGAGCACATACAGTCTTCTCCAGTTAAGAAATTATTCAGAAGTTTGCAAAAACTGTCGCGAAGCCTACAAAAATCTCAGTAGTCTGTACAGTGAAATgcaaaaaatgaatgaacttgaGAATAAAGCTGAGCCTGGAAGACACTTATGCATTGATGTGGAGGATGCA ATGAACATTACTCGAAAACTGTGGAGTCGAACTTTCAACTGCTCGGTCCCCTGCAGTGACACCGTGCCTGTAATTGCTGTTTCTGTGTTCATTCTCTTTCTGCCTGTTGTCTTCTACCTTAGTAGCTTTCTTCACTCGGAGCAAAAGAAACGCAAACTCATTCTGC